One window of Planctomycetia bacterium genomic DNA carries:
- a CDS encoding type III pantothenate kinase, whose translation MADALQDPRVYANLLILEIGNSHVSVATSIGPSVRTEQRFTLDQADEVVAYCETAWAALPEDHLRAMAAASVVPDALESLRERIEEALSDKMMVVGEDLQRPMSLAVEEPEMVGIDRVCAAAAAYDGAQAACAIASFGTAITIDCVNGEGVFMGGAILPGLRLQARALHEGTAALPQVEVVATGSTYGASTQDAISNGILYGVVGALREIVERYATELGSWPLLIATGGTAELVGGQCDFIDRTVPDLCIRGIGLAYRKHFTPLTESW comes from the coding sequence ATGGCTGATGCACTCCAGGACCCCCGGGTTTACGCAAACCTGCTGATTCTCGAAATCGGTAACTCCCACGTCAGCGTGGCGACCAGCATCGGTCCCTCCGTCCGAACCGAGCAGCGTTTCACCCTCGATCAGGCCGACGAAGTCGTCGCCTACTGCGAAACCGCCTGGGCGGCCCTCCCGGAGGACCACCTTCGCGCAATGGCGGCCGCCAGTGTCGTCCCCGACGCACTGGAAAGCCTCCGCGAGCGAATCGAAGAGGCCCTCAGCGACAAAATGATGGTCGTCGGCGAAGACCTCCAGCGCCCCATGTCCCTGGCGGTGGAAGAACCCGAGATGGTCGGCATCGATCGCGTCTGCGCCGCCGCCGCGGCCTACGACGGCGCCCAGGCGGCCTGCGCCATCGCCAGCTTCGGCACCGCCATCACCATCGACTGCGTCAACGGCGAAGGCGTCTTCATGGGCGGGGCGATCCTGCCGGGCCTTCGATTGCAGGCCCGCGCATTGCACGAGGGCACCGCGGCCCTGCCGCAGGTCGAGGTCGTCGCCACCGGCTCCACCTACGGCGCGAGCACCCAGGACGCCATCTCCAACGGCATTCTCTACGGCGTGGTGGGAGCCCTGCGCGAGATCGTCGAACGCTACGCCACCGAGCTGGGCAGTTGGCCGCTGCTCATCGCCACCGGCGGGACGGCCGAACTGGTCGGCGGCCAGTGCGATTTCATCGACCGCACCGTCCCCGACCTCTGCATCCGCGGCATCGGCCTCGCTTATCGCAAGCACTTCACACCATTGACCGAATCATGGTAA